A stretch of the Archocentrus centrarchus isolate MPI-CPG fArcCen1 unplaced genomic scaffold, fArcCen1 scaffold_32_ctg1, whole genome shotgun sequence genome encodes the following:
- the LOC115776426 gene encoding uncharacterized protein LOC115776426 — MDGLDDVTVSVLNAANIDEVLIHTLSRDDLRDLFPGPENFLRRKQLWAHLHKEEDYSTLPDKAGPGEAGTRSSPKGTPPSPQTSTPLVKKTPEKTLQLPSPPEYVIYTDGELELARKHYFEMACTGREGEAAMSKELRCRLVRNTVTSMISILRASRQGEELRYPSKYDVTAMAKKLVEYYPMLQDNDLPAKYTSMYSYLQKRILNIKSPRKRQGPTPERGRSKKRRHIEFSPSDQGEDDDADSSGGSTILLPPVSSSDGDSSVNMDSLATQARHYKTLQDLYKKPKPNRDAVCQILDLEFQSRRAFIDSDVLKEEDRPTKILEAYPCFKELHNVMDELRRILDKNNNKFITEVKARWEDFCSMVQFYGLWKKVLKPPMNQNRVECNIALFRALPTLFPSPTAPPKKLGHASEALLHVLQPTEDPAIYLQRRSLFSPVLLFDGSHCIMAIGTTPITTFAEEDLRQGLLYLMAYYYTLHLTYPKCVATLLSVIQTEVLKDSIHERDTTGSYKKAMAEWKAFIQE, encoded by the exons ATGGATGGACTAGATGATGTTACAGTATCAGTTCTAAATG CTGCCAACATAGATGAGGTTTTAATCCACACCCTCAGTCGTGATGATTTAAGAGATCTTTTTCCTGGTCCAGAAAACTTTCTCAGGAGGAAACAGTTGTGGGCTCATCTTCACAAAGAG GAGGACTATTCCACCTTACCAGACAAAGCTGGCCCTGGTGAAGCAGGAACTAGGTCTTCACCTAAAGGAACACCTCCATCTCCCCAGACATCCACTCCTTTGGTAAAGAAAACCCCAGAGAAGACTCTACAGCTTCCCAGTCCTCCTGAATATGTGATCTATACAGATGGTGAGCTGGAACTAGCTCGGAAACACTATTTTGAGATGGCCTGCACTGGTAGAGAGGGAGAAGCTGCCATGTCCAAAGAGCTGAGATGCAGGCTGGTGAGAAACACTGTCACCAGCATGATTTCAATCTTGAGAGCAAGTCGACAAGGAGAGGAGTTACGATACCCGTCCAAGTACGATGTTACTGCCATGGCTAAGAAACTAGTGGAGTATTATCCCATGCTACAGGATAACGACTTACCTGCCAAATAT ACGAGCATGTACAGTTATCTTCAGAAGAGGATCCTGAATATTAAGTCCCCTCGAAAGAGGCAGGGTCCCACACCAGAGAGGGGCCGTTCAAAAAAAAGGCGCCACATTGAGTTCTCACCAAGTGACCagggagaagatgatgatgCAGATTCAAGTGGCGGATCAACGATTCTTTTGCCACCAGTGAGCAGTTCTGATGGCGACAGTTCAG TCAACATGGATAGTCTAGCAACACAGGCCAGGCATTACAAGACTCTGCAGGACCTGTATAAGAAGCCAAAACCCAACCGAGATGCTGTTTGCCAAATTCTTGACCTTGAGTTTCAATCAAGAAGAGCCTTCATTGACAGCGATgttctgaaagaagaagatagGCCAACAAAGATTCTAGAGGCATATCCATGTTTCAAGGAGCTTCACAAT GTGATGGATGAGCTACGGCGGATCCTGgataagaacaacaacaaattcaTAACTGAAGTAAAGGCAAGATGGGAGGACTTCTGCTCCATGGTTCAGTTTTATGGTCTTTGGAAGAAGGTGTTAAAGCCACCGATGAACCAAAATAGAG TGGAATGCAACATCGCCCTGTTTAGGGCACTCCCCACACTCTTCCCCTCACCAACTGCGCCACCCAAGAAGCTGGGACATGCCAGTGAGGCATTGCTTCATGTCCTTCAG cCAACAGAAGATCCAGCCATCTACCTTCAGAGGAGATCTCTCTTCAGCCCTGTTTTGCTCTTTGATGGGTCCCACTGTATTATGGCAATTGGAACCACACCCATCACCACATTTGCTGAAGAAGACCTCCGTCAAGGTTTGCTGTATCTGATGGCATACTACTACACCTTGCATCTCACATATCCAAAGTGTGTGGCAACCCTTCTGtctgtcattcagactgaagtGTTAAAGGACAGTATCCATGAGCGAGACACCACAGGCTCATACAAAAAAGCCATGGCAGAGTGGAAGGCTTTTATTCAGGAGTAG